One window from the genome of Gadus morhua chromosome 16, gadMor3.0, whole genome shotgun sequence encodes:
- the nup88 gene encoding nucleoporin 88, with protein MAAFGGERWLHELPNHNIFSKLREILDSEPKANVKRAAKNLTFCLDCDLFVWNDVDRVFFTTNLRQLNSDESFGSGNFQTLLCINPPRFEVCQVLLSPTQHHVALIGQRGVSVLELPQRWGKRSEFEGGRSDINCKTIPVAERFFTSSASVTLRQATWYPSETEEPNLVLLTSDNTIRFYGLKSPQNPTKVLPVSQSEEDSNVHSRVLSYAASLGEIAVAFDFGPVSCISRQVPGQASRDLLVYPLYILYENGETYLSYTSNQMGVLNLSKPAGPLPMYPAAEDNYGYDACAILCLPCVPNILVIATETGMLYHCVVLESEEEEDEGGVGERWMRGSDSVPSLYVFECVELELTLKLATGDDEEPQESDFTCPIRLHRDPLCQHRYHCTHEAGVHSVGLTWFNKLHQFLGSSDEGDRNSLQELAAEKRCIVEHILCTRPLATSLSAPVRGFLVTSDLSLGATMVCITSAYECILLPLLSSVRPPSPPLLCSGPRAGPVALSPLSRGPPDDSFERHVRNILARGSANPLVLRSGDSEGTAAAAAPPPEWLQLLSRATQVFREEYVLKQDTACEELQRRSRLLATQRGTQADELAACRLEKRSLREAAERLADKYEDAKYRQDAIARRVKRLLGGLRSQLPVLSDSEKDMRKELQGVEEQLKHLDNGIRQVAMKREYQKKQVDKAEGGGPALPSRGGVSLNAHQKKCVQGVLREHGEQISTMMKQIKDIKNTFSF; from the coding sequence ATGGCGGCCTTCGGTGGAGAGCGTTGGCTACATGAGCTGCCAAATCATAACATATTCAGCAAATTACGTGAGATCCTAGACTCCGAACCCAAAGCGAATGTAAAGAGAGCAGCTAAAAACCTCACCTTTTGCCTGGACTGTGACCTGTTTGTTTGGAACGACGTTGACCGCGTGTTTTTCACCACCAACTTGAGGCAGCTGAACTCCGACGAGAGCTTTGGAAGCGGGAACTTCCAAACTCTGCTGTGCATCAACCCGCCTCGTTTTGAAGTGTGCCAGGTACTGCTCAGTCCCACGCAGCACCACGTCGCTTTGATCGGCCAGCGGGGGGTCTCGGTGCTGGAGCTCCCACAGCGCTGGGGGAAAAGGTCCGAGTTCGAAGGCGGACGGAGCGACATCAACTGCAAGACCATCCCGGTGGCGGAGCGCTTCTTCACCAGCTCTGCCTCGGTCACTCTACGGCAGGCGACATGGTATCCCAGCGAGACGGAAGAACCAAACCTAGTGCTGCTCACCTCCGACAACACCATCCGCTTCTACGGGCTCAAATCACCCCAGAACCCAACCAAGGTACTACCTGTTTCGCAGTCAGAGGAAGACAGCAACGTCCACTCTCGTGTGTTGTCCTACGCAGCGTCCCTGGGCGAGATCGCAGTGGCGTTCGACTTCGGGCCAGTGTCGTGCATTTCTCGGCAGGTGCCGGGCCAGGCGTCCAGAGACCTGCTGGTCTACCCGCTGTATATCCTCTATGAGAACGGCGAGACATACCTGAGCTACACCAGTAACCAGATGGGCGTGCTGAACCTCAGCAAGCCCGCGGGACCCCTTCCCATGTACCCCGCAGCGGAGGATAACTACGGCTACGATGCGTGCGCCATCCTGTGCCTGCCCTGCGTGCCCAACATTCTAGTGATTGCCACGGAGACGGGGATGCTGTACCACTGCGTGGTGCTGGagtccgaggaggaggaggacgaggggggCGTGGGGGAACGGTGGATGCGGGGCTCGGACTCCGTGCCGTCCCTCTACGTGTTCGAGTGCGTGGAGCTGGAGCTCACGCTAAAGCTGGCCACCGGCGACGACGAGGAGCCCCAGGAGTCGGACTTCACCTGCCCCATCCGGTTACACCGGGACCCGCTGTGCCAGCACCGCTACCACTGCACCCACGAGGCCGGGGTGCACAGCGTGGGCCTCACCTGGTTCAACAAGCTGCACCAGTTCCTGGGCTCCTCGGACGAGGGCGACCGCAACAGCCTGCAGGAGCTGGCGGCGGAGAAGCGCTGCATCGTGGAGCACATCCTGTGCACGCGGCCGCTCGCCACCAGCCTCTCGGCGCCGGTGCGCGGCTTCCTGGTGACCTCGGACCTGTCGCTGGGCGCCACCATGGTCTGCATCACGAGTGCCTACGAGTGCATCCTGCTGCCCCTGCTCAGCTCGGTgcggcccccctccccgccgcTGCTCTGCTCGGGGCCGAGGGCCGGGCCCGTGGCCCTGAGCCCCCTGTCGCGCGGGCCGCCGGACGACTCGTTCGAGCGGCACGTGCGCAACATCCTGGCGCGCGGCTCGGCCAACCCCTTGGTGCTGCGGTCGGGGGACAGCGAGGggacggccgccgccgccgccccgccgccggagtggctgcagctgctgagccGCGCCACGCAGGTGTTCCGCGAGGAGTACGTCCTGAAGCAGGACACTGCGTGTGAGGAGCTGCAGCGCCGGTCGCGCCTCCTGGCCACGCAGCGCGGCACGCAGGCGGACGAGCTGGCCGCCTGCCGCCTGGAGAAGAGGAGCCTGCGGGAGGCGGCGGAGCGGCTGGCCGACAAGTACGAGGACGCCAAGTACCGGCAGGACGCCATCGCGCGGCGCGTCAAGCGCCTGCTGGGCGGCCTGCGCAGCCAGCTTCCCGTGCTGTCGGACAGCGAGAAGGACATGAGGAAGGAGCtgcagggggtggaggagcagctgaAGCACCTGGACAACGGCATCCGGCAGGTGGCCATGAAGAGGGAGTACCAGAAGAAGCAGGTGGACaaggcggagggaggggggccggcgTTGCCGTCCCGGGGCGGGGTCTCGCTCAACGCCCACCAGAAGAAGTGCGTGCAGGGGGTGCTGCGGGAGCACGGGGAGCAGATCTCCACCATGATGAAGCAGATCAAGGACATCAAGAACACCTTCAGCTTCTGA